Part of the Streptomyces sp. NBC_01353 genome, GAGCGCCGCTGCCCGGTCGCCGCCGCGGATGCCGCTCTGCGCGGCGGCGGCGCCCATCAGGTCCTGCACGACGGGGACGTAGGGAACCCGCCAACGGCCCGCGAGGCGGGCGCCGATGATGCCGCCGGCGAGGCTGGGCATCTGGGCGAGGACCGCGTCGGGCCGGGCCATGGAGGGCGGTGCGAGGAGACCGTGTGCGAGGACGGTCGCCTCGAACGCGGCGCGCTTCAGGGCGGTTTGCCGGGGCGGGACGGTGTGGCGCCTGCGGTACACGATGACGCCGGCGCGCTGCTCGGTGCGGCGCCAGGCGCCCGCGTAGGCCGGGTCGAGGGACCAGGAGGGGTAGTGCGGCATCCCGGTGAGGACGTGGGTGTCGTGGCCGCGCGCCGCCCAGTGCTCTGCTATCTGAGTGGCGTAGGGGCCTATTCCGGCATGTTCCGGCGCGTAGTTGGTGGACACCATCAGCAGCCGCCGACGTATGACCGGCGTATCCCCGCCGTTGTTCCCTGCTGCCGCTTCCCCCACGCGAACGTCCCTCTCCCCCGTACGTGAACCGGCCCTCACCCTAGTCGTTCACCCACTCTCAACGGAACGTGCACGCTATCGTCGGAACTCCTTCGCGCTGGGGAGCGCGAACGCACCTGGGGGGTTTCATACATGACCGCTGGACGGCCGTACCGGGTCGGCTACGCGCCTGGCGCCTACGACCTCTTTCACATAGGCCATCTCAACATCCTTCGGCACGCCCGTAGTCAGTGCGACTATCTGGTGGCCGGCGTGGTCTCGGACGAGATGGCCGAGCTCGCCAAGGGGCGGCGCCCGATGATCCCGCTGGTCGAGCGTCTCGAGATCGTGCGCCACGTGAAGTACGTCGACGCCGCCTTCGTGGAGACCGTGCCGGACAAGCTGGAGACGTGGAAACAGGTCCGGTTCGACGTGCTGTTCAAGGGCGACGACTGGCGCGGCACGCCCAAGGGGGACCGACTGGAACGGGACTTCGCCGGGGTGGGGGTGGAGATCGTCTACTTCCCGTACACGATGCACACCTCAAGTACCCAGCTCCGCCGTGCGCTCGACCTCCTGACGCAGGAGGTCGAGCCGGGCACGGGACTGGGCGGGGTCAGCGAGGGGCTGCGCTGAGCTCGCGGAACCACTTGGCGAGGAAGGCGAGGAGGAACACCGCGCTCGCGATGCCGAGCGCGGTGTAGGTCCAGCGGAACGCGGAACCGCCGCCGAGCAGCAGGAAGACCAGGCAGAAGACGCCGTGGTCGACGGGGAGCAGCGCCACGGCCCGCAGCGTGGAGGGCTGGGGCGCGGGGGTGCCGGGGGCCGGCCGCGGCTTGAGCTTCTCGGTCAGGAGTCCGCCGAAAAAGGTGACGACCGCGGCGAGTTGGAATCCGAGCGGGACGAGGAACCAGCCGTCGGTGGTCGTGCCGAAGTGCTCGGGGTGCCGGTAGAAGGCGATCAGCACGGCGAGGTGCAGGGCGGTGATCTTCGCGCAGTCCACCACGTGGTCGAGCCACTCCCCCGCCGGGCTGCCGCCGCCGCGCAAGCGGGCGAGCTGCCCGTCGGCGGAGTCGAAGGCGAAGCCGACGGCGAGACCGAGCCAGATCAGCAGGCCGAGCGTCCAGGACGGTGCGGAGAGGGCGACCCCTGCGACGGCCGCGAAGCTGAATCCCGCACTGATCAAGGTGACTTGATTGGGTGTCAGTCCGGCGGCGTACGAGCCGGCCGCGAGGTAGCGCCCCACGGGTCGGTTGACGAACCGTGAGTAGAGCGAGACCCCCTTCGCGGACTTCTGCGCGGATCTCAGTTCGGTCAGCGCGGTCCCGATCGTTCCCACGAACCCCCCCGGGTCGTTGTTGCGTACGGTCGATACCCGTACATCTGTACGTGATGATGGCGCACATCATCGCAGGCCCCGGGAGGGGGTGAGGGTCAGGTGGCTCGAACCGTCACGCCTCCACGGCCTCCACGTGGCGGTTCTCCTTGAGGGTGATCCGGCCCTTGCGGATGGTCGCCACGCGCGGGGCGCGGCG contains:
- a CDS encoding adenylyltransferase/cytidyltransferase family protein; this encodes MTAGRPYRVGYAPGAYDLFHIGHLNILRHARSQCDYLVAGVVSDEMAELAKGRRPMIPLVERLEIVRHVKYVDAAFVETVPDKLETWKQVRFDVLFKGDDWRGTPKGDRLERDFAGVGVEIVYFPYTMHTSSTQLRRALDLLTQEVEPGTGLGGVSEGLR
- a CDS encoding CDP-alcohol phosphatidyltransferase family protein, translated to MGTIGTALTELRSAQKSAKGVSLYSRFVNRPVGRYLAAGSYAAGLTPNQVTLISAGFSFAAVAGVALSAPSWTLGLLIWLGLAVGFAFDSADGQLARLRGGGSPAGEWLDHVVDCAKITALHLAVLIAFYRHPEHFGTTTDGWFLVPLGFQLAAVVTFFGGLLTEKLKPRPAPGTPAPQPSTLRAVALLPVDHGVFCLVFLLLGGGSAFRWTYTALGIASAVFLLAFLAKWFRELSAAPR